The Vigna unguiculata cultivar IT97K-499-35 chromosome 6, ASM411807v1, whole genome shotgun sequence genome contains a region encoding:
- the LOC114187879 gene encoding respiratory burst oxidase homolog protein B-like: protein MEIEEHQIESWSETGSSGSRSTRVGFSGPMSGPLVSNKKSSKKSARFKDEEELVEITLDVRDDVVSVQNIRGGDPETALLASRLEKRPSSLSVRLRQVSQELKRMTSSKKFDRVDRSKSGAARALRGFKFMTKNVGTEGWSQVEKRFLDLAVEGKLPRTRFGQCIGMHEKEFAGELFDALSRRRGITSASITKDELREFWEQITDQSFDSRLQTFFDMVDKNADGRITQEEVQEIIALSASANKLSKLQERSDEYAALIMEELDPDNLGYIELHNLEMLLLQAPAQSTHITTDSRVMSQMLSQKLVPTKEYNPIKRGFRALAYFVEDNWKRIWVIALWLAICAALFTWKFIQYKHRAVFHVMGYCVTAAKGAAETLKFNMALILLPVCRNTITWLRSKTKLGMAVPFDDNINFHKVIAFGIAIGVGIHALCHLTCDFPRLLHTTDDEYEPMKPFFGEERPDDYWWFVKGTEGWTGITIVVLMAIAFTLAQPWFRRNRLNLPKPLKKLTGFNAFWYSHHLFVIVYALFIVHGYYLYLSKEWYKKTTWMYLAIPMILYACERLLRAFRSGYKSVKILKVAVYPGNVLALHVSKPQGFKYSSGQYIFVNCSDVSPFQWHPFSITSAPGDDYVSVHIRTLGDWTSQLKNVFAKACQPASGDQSGLLRADMLQGNNIPRMPKLVIDGPYGAPAQDYKDYEVILLVGLGIGATPLISILKDVLNNMKQQKDLEEGMVESGVKNNKRKPFATNRAYFYWVTREQGSFEWFKGVMDDVAEYDKDGIIELHNYCTSVYEEGDARSALITMLQSLHHAKSGVDIVSGTRVKTHFARPNWRSVFKHTALKHPGKRVGVFYCGAHTLVGELKRLSLDFSRKTNTKFDFHKENF from the exons ATGGAGATTGAAGAGCATCAAATAGAGTCATGGTCGGAGACGGGGAGCTCCGGGAGCCGGAGCACGCGAGTGGGCTTCAGCGGGCCCATGAGCGGCCCATTGGTCTCCAACAAGAAGAGCAGCAAGAAGAGCGCCAGGTTCAAGGATGAGGAGGAGTTGGTGGAGATAACGCTGGACGTTCGCGACGACGTCGTTTCGGTTCAAAACATCAGGGGCGGAGACCCCGAGACCGCGCTCCTCGCCTCCCGCCTCGAGAAGCGGCCCTCCTCGCTGTCGGTGCGGCTCCGGCAGGTCTCGCAGGAGCTCAAGAGAATGACCTCGTCCAAGAAGTTCGACAGGGTCGATAGGTCCAAGTCTGGCGCCGCTCGCGCTCTCCGAGGTTTCAAGTTCATGACCAAAAATGTCGGAACCGAAGGTTGGTCGCAGGTGGAGAAGCGCTTTCTTGACTTGGCCGTTGAGGGCAAATTGCCCAGAACGCGCTTCGGTCAGTGCATTG GTATGCACGAGAAGGAGTTTGCTGGGGAATTATTTGACGCATTATCTCGTCGTCGAGGCATAACATCAGCTTCCATAACAAAAGATGAGTTGCGTGAATTTTGGGAACAAATTACCGACCAGAGCTTTGATTCAAGGCTCCAGACCTTCTTTGATAT GGTGGACAAAAATGCCGACGGAAGAATCACCCAAGAAGAAGTTCAAGAG ATTATCGCCTTAAGCGCTTCGGCTAATAAGCTGTCGAAACTACAAGAACGTTCAGATGAATATGCAGCTCTTATCATGGAGGAGTTGGATCCAGACAACCTTGGATACATCGAG CTGCACAACTTGGAAATGCTTCTTCTGCAAGCACCAGCACAATCAACTCACATAACAACGGATAGTCGTGTGATGAGTCAAATGCTGAGCCAGAAACTGGTCCCAACCAAAGAGTACAACCCTATAAAGCGTGGGTTCCGGGCACTGGCTTACTTTGTGGAGGACAATTGGAAAAGAATCTGGGTTATTGCTCTTTGGCTTGCAATTTGTGCTGCTCTTTTCACTTGGAAGTTCATCCAGTACAAGCACCGTGCCGTGTTCCACGTCATGGGCTATTGTGTCACAGCAGCCAAAGGTGCTGCTGAGACCCTCAAGTTCAACATGGCCTTAATCCTCTTACCCGTTTGCAGAAACACCATCACTTGGCTCAGAAGTAAAACCAAGTTAGGCATGGCTGTTCCCTTTGACGACAACATCAACTTTCACAAG GTGATAGCTTTTGGCATTGCAATTGGGGTTGGGATACATGCACTTTGTCATTTAACATGTGACTTCCCAAGGTTGTTACATACGACAGATGACGAATATGAGCCCATGAAGCCATTTTTTGGAGAAGAGAGACCCGATGATTATTGGTGGTTCGTGAAAGGGACAGAGGGTTGGACCGGGATAACCATTGTGGTGCTTATGGCTATTGCCTTCACTTTGGCTCAACCCTGGTTCCGAAGAAACAGATTGAACCTCCCCAAGCCTCTCAAAAAGCTCACTGGCTTCAACGCCTTTTGGTACTCTCATCATCTTTTTGTCATCGTCTATGCCCTTTTCATCGTTCACGGATACTACTTGTACCTCTCCAAGGAATGGTACAAGAAAACG ACTTGGATGTATCTTGCAATTCCTATGATACTATACGCATGCGAGCGATTGCTTCGTGCTTTCAGGTCTGGCTACAAAAGTGTCAAGATTTTGAAG GTGGCAGTGTACCCAGGAAATGTGTTGGCCTTACATGTATCTAAACCACAAGGATTCAAGTACTCTAGTGGACAGTATATTTTCGTTAACTGTTCAGATGTTTCTCCATTTCAATG GCATCCTTTCTCTATTACATCAGCCCCAGGAGATGACTATGTAAGCGTTCACATTCGGACATTGGGTGATTGGACATCACAGCTTAAGAATGTTTTTGCCAAG GCATGTCAACCAGCAAGTGGTGACCAGAGTGGTCTTCTGCGAGCTGATATGTTACAAGGAAACAACATACCAAG GATGCCAAAGCTTGTGATCGATGGTCCTTATGGAGCTCCAGCACAAGACTACAAAGACTACGAAGTGATCCTTCTGGTGGGTCTGGGAATTGGAGCCACCCCTTTGATCAGTATCCTGAAAGACGTGCTGAACAACATGAAACAGCAGAAAGACTTAGAAGAAGGGATGGTAGAAAGTGGAGTTAAGAACAACAAGAGGAAACCTTTTGCCACCAACAGGGCCTATTTCTACTGGGTCACGCGTGAGCAAGGTTCCTTCGAATGGTTCAAGGGTGTGATGGATGATGTTGCAGAGTACGACAAAGATGGAATAATCGAGCTTCACAACTATTGCACAAGTGTGTACGAGGAAGGAGATGCTCGCTCTGCTTTGATCACCATGCTTCAATCTCTCCACCACGCGAAAAGTGGTGTGGATATTGTTTCAGGGACAAGGGTGAAGACACATTTTGCTAGACCAAATTGGCGCAGTGTTTTTAAACATACTGCACTCAAACACCCTGGAAAAAGAGTTG GTGTTTTCTACTGTGGGGCGCACACATTGGTTGGAGAACTTAAAAGGCTTTCTCTTGACTTCTCCAGAAAAACCAACACTAAGTTCGATTTTCACAAAGAGAACTTCTAA
- the LOC114187463 gene encoding formin-like protein 11 yields MRFVFIITLLVFLSLQRANILAVDAAWNAVGNENGIKKTSGNDENENKESPRLENFRTLLGLKSLNMFHTRRLCYSVFKSNCVSLSASLSSKTQAEPPNSELHVHPGSYHSHRSMPLHEIQQQDRGSANRTTLVAVVVSGVVATLICALGCVCVCKRFRNQKWKPNRTMPLFRKNGRTAGTCHNSSSNVSLNSDPDLLSLKQTCETKSGTSSRSSLKRAINEEKVLNQEEHDNASTASYSATKETLSVHEDLEYDGGGKASSAEKTDPEACHSSSDYESFHSCVETEPLFLSPRNLISETTQFPCSSNNSTPKVESNQSPSTPKDEEQKRSETSQSSIPPPPSPPPFLKRNMNNSVIKTPPSQQLPKLKPLHWDKVRATPDRTMVWDTLRTNSFELDEEMIESLFGYNLQNSTKNNPTMSKTPSPKEHVLEPKRLQNIAILSKALNITAEEACEALILGKGLSLQQLEALVKMVPTKEEEDKLLSYKGGVNELGFAENFVRVMLSIPFAFQRVEAMLYRETFEDEVTHLSDSFTMLEEACKELRSSKFFLKLLEAVLKTGNRMNVGTTRGGARAFKLDALLKLADVKGTDGKTTLLHFFVQEIVRSEGTKASKSIVEQKSENRSEEEEEEDYRRMGLKLVSGLSAELCNVKKTATIDLNVLASSVSNLSSGLGNMQKLVKGLLCEDERNKSFVISMKRFLNYAERKVEELHGDEARVMGRVKEVTEYFHGDVSDEESNPLQIFVIVRDFLDMVNNVCNELKRSMKSPRTIWIE; encoded by the exons ATGAGGTTCGTGTTCATCATTACCTTGTTGGTGTTCTTATCATTGCAAAGAGCCAACATTTTGGCTGTGGATGCGGCGTGGAATGCAGTAGGAAATGAAAATGGAATCAAGAAAACCTCAGGGAATGATGAGAATGAAAACAAGGAATCTCCTAGACTTGAAAACTTCAGAACTTTGCTTGGACTCAAGTCACTCAACATGTTTCACACAAGAAGGTTATGCTACAGCGTTTTTAAATCAAACTGTGTGTCCCTCTCAGCTTCTCTGTCATCCAAAACCCAAGCTGAGCCTCCGAATTCGGAGCTGCACGTGCATCCTGGTTCTTATCACTCACATAGAAGCATGCCACTTCACGAGATTCAACAACAAGATAGAGGTAGCGCAAATAGAACAACACTAGTGGCTGTTGTAGTATCTGGTGTAGTTGCTACCTTAATTTGTGCACTCGGGTGTGTCTGTGTTTGCAAGAGATTTAGAAATCAGAAATGGAAACCCAATAGGACAATGCCACTGTTTAGAAAAAACGGAAGAACAGCAGGTACGTGCCATAATTCATCAAGCAATGTGAGTTTAAACTCTGACCCTGATTTGCTTTCCTTGAAACAAACTTGTGAGACAAAAAGTGGCACTTCAAGCCGTAGTTCCCTAAAACGTGCAATTAATGAGGAGAAGGTGTTGAATCAAGAAGAACATGACAATGCCAGCACTGCCAGTTATTCCGCCACCAAGGAAACTCTATCTGTTCACGAGGATTTGGAATATGATGGTGGTGGCAAAGCTTCCTCTGCAGAAAAAACTGACCCTGAAGCATGTCATTCATCATCAGATTATGAAAGTTTTCATTCATGTGTTGAAACAGAACCACTGTTTCTGTCCCCTAGAAATTTAATCTCTGAGACAACTCAATTTCCTTGTTCTTCCAACAATTCAACTCCAAAGGTAGAATCTAACCAATCACCATCCACTCCCAAAGATGAAGAGCAAAAGAGAAGTGAAACTTCTCAATCAAGTATTCCTCCCCCACCAAGTCCACCTCCGTTTTTGAAACGAAACATGAACAACAGTGTGATCAAAACCCCACCTTCTCAACAACTGCCAAAACTCAAACCACTTCACTGGGACAAAGTAAGAGCCACACCAGATCGAACGATGGTGTGGGATACGCTTCGAACAAATTCGTTTGA GTTGGATGAGGAAATGATCGAGTCACTCTTTGGCTACAATTTACAGAATTCAACAAAGAACAACCCAACAATGAGTAAAACCCCGTCCCCTAAGGAGCATGTACTTGAGCCAAAACGCCTGCAAAATATAGCAATACTCTCTAAAGCTCTAAATATCACAGCAGAAGAAGCATGTGAGGCTCTAATACTAG GGAAGGGTCTGTCTCTGCAACAACTGGAGGCACTGGTAAAAATGGTACCAACGAAAGAAGAAGAGGATAAGCTATTGAGCTACAAAGGAGGTGTCAATGAACTTGGGTTCGCTGAAAATTTTGTGAGAGTAATGCTTAGCATACCATTTGCTTTTCAACGAGTGGAAGCCATGCTTTACAGAGAAACTTTCGAAGACGAAGTGACTCACCTCAGTGACTCTTTCACAATGCTAGAG GAAGCATGCAAGGAACTAAGGTCAAGCAAGTTCTTCTTGAAACTGCTGGAAGCAGTGCTGAAAACAGGAAACCGCATGAACGTGGGAACAACAAGGGGAGGTGCTAGAGCTTTCAAACTTGATGCCCTTCTCAAGCTTGCTGATGTTAAAGGAACAGATGGTAAAACCACCTTGCTCCATTTCTTTGTTCAGGAGATAGTTCGCTCAGAAGGAACCAAAGCTTCAAAGAGCATCGTGGAACAGAAGAGTGAAAACAGATCagaggaagaggaggaagaagattaTAGAAGAATGGGACTAAAACTTGTCTCTGGACTTAGTGCTGAGTTATGCAACGTTAAAAAGACTGCCACAATTGACTTAAACGTGCTTGCAAGTTCTGTCTCGAACCTATCAAGTGGGTTGGGTAACATGCAGAAGCTGGTAAAAGGGTTGTTGTGTGAAGATGAAAGAAACAAGAGCTTTGTGATTTCCATGAAGCGGTTTCTGAATTATGCAGAAAGAAAGGTAGAAGAGTTGCATGGAGATGAAGCTAGAGTGATGGGTCGGGTAAAAGAAGTAACTGAGTATTTTCATGGGGATGTGAGTGACGAAGAGTCGAATCCACTTCAAATATTTGTAATAGTAAGGGACTTTCTTGATATGGTAAATAATGTGTGCAATGAGCTTAAAAGGTCTATGAAATCCCCTCGCACTATTTGGATTGAGTAG
- the LOC114186750 gene encoding histone H2A-beta, sperm-like: MNSLVGNSEQVTMEEATSKGVAGRRGERKKAVSKSIKAGLQFPVGRVTRYLKKGRYSRRLGAGAPIYLAAVLEYLAAEVLELAGNAARDNKKNRIIPRHVLLAVRNDDELGKLLQGVTIPSGGVLPNINPVLLAKKNTSTPEEKLSTPTSPMKT; the protein is encoded by the exons ATGAACAGTTTGGTTGGTAATTCAGAGCAGGTAACAATGGAGGAGGCCACTTCCAAAGGCGTCGCCGGAAGAAGAGGCGAGAGGAAGAAAGCCGTTTCCAAATCTATAAAAGCCGGTCTCCAATTTCCGGTGGGCCGTGTCACTAGATATTTGAAGAAAGGCCGTTACTCCCGTCGATTAGGCGCCGGCGCTCCGATCTACCTTGCCGCCGTCCTCGAGTACCTCGCCGCCGAG GTGTTGGAATTGGCTGGGAATGCCGCACGTGataacaagaaaaataggatCATCCCTCGGCACGTGCTTTTGGCTGTGAGAAATGATGATGAATTAGGAAAACTTCTTCAAGGTGTGACAATACCTAGCGGTGGAGTGTTGCCTAATATTAATCCAGTTTTGTTGGCGAAGAAAAATACGTCTACTCCTGAGGAAAAGCTCTCTACTCCTACATCGCCTATGAAAACATAG